Proteins encoded together in one Rana temporaria chromosome 6, aRanTem1.1, whole genome shotgun sequence window:
- the LOC120943829 gene encoding uncharacterized protein LOC120943829, with protein MDQGNLKPVHIRSDKVRVQTGVNVTASPKLYGYSAAQGQGKGRSLVPVSGRVSGSKSPNSGPPGGAGTRGILPCLYSKKNIGKIQDDPEPPTSEQICEVQKVQDGVDLYGNKMSVPRVLHGNPGSQGRLPAYSHTPRLPKISQGGCKGGCKDSTFPVPSSPLWAILISENLYEGSSRGPCPSKRQSDHCDPISGRSAVRCRISSTARERSADSTGFSLLTRMDYQPRQITVDPIPGGRVPRVQDLFGREKDLSPRREDCQSESSSSPVTVQSADFGQGSDEGAGIHDIMFSSSSLGKVSPTSFTGTYASSLEWSKPGLRSTDPNLRQSKKDTVVVANTPQSEQRSRLDLPCGKNSNYRRQCLGVGSPLGRGSSSGSLVSLRSRPLFKPKGALGDPKDDRVISEKHSRKAPASSHRQRSGCRVLEQAGRDKKSCSSGDIQQDPLLGRSQLVFANSCPPKGHSEFSGRLLKSPAIKAGRVVPERGGVLSDNTEMGSSRGRSVCFRTEQESNTVLFNSPKRPGLKDRCLFRSLEVQHLLRFPSSEDDCSSTSKIPDGRNRSNFNHAFLAKETLVCNFEETECSPPISPSSPEGFDFTGSNSAPTGRQTKPNCVVSEEQLLRAQGFSERVIKTLLQCRKPVTRAIYAKYWKRFCSWLKEQGLDQPGIPAILDFLQAGVELGLSPSTLKVQVAALSIFLQDSLQQNPFVKSFFKALSRSKPARVTACPSWDLSLVLKALSESPFEPLEESVLKWVTLKTVLLVAVTSARRVSELQALSIKEPFLLIFEDRIILKTDPSFLPKVVSKFHRTQDIVLPSFCSTSSSEVASPNSLDVRRCLLIYLEASKIFRKSDSLFVNFSGSKKGQKASKSSIARWIRMAIGKAYELQGKQAPFVKAHSTRAVSSSWAERAGASPEEICKAATWSSYTTFAKHYRLDLMSEKDQAFGRRVLQAVAPP; from the coding sequence ATGGACCAAGGCAACCTCAAGCCCGTTCATATTAGATCTGATAAAGTTCGGGTACAAACTGGAGTTAACGTCACTGCCTCACCTAAACTTTATGGTTACTCAGCCGCCCAGGGACAGGGCAAAGGCAGAAGCCTTGTTCCTGTCTCTGGGAGAGTTAGTGGATCAAAGAGTCCTAATTCAGGTCCCCCAGGAGGAGCAGGGACAAGGGGTATACTCCCATgtctttatagtaaaaaaaacatcGGGAAAATTCAGGATGATCCTGAACCTCCGACCTCTGAACAAATTTGTGAAGTAcaaaaggttcaggatggagtcgatcttTACGGTAACAAGATGTCTGTTCCCAGGGTGTTACATGGCAACCCTGGATCTCAGGGACGCTTACCTGCATATTCCCATACACCCAGATTACCAAAGATTTCTCAGGGTGGCTGTAAGGGTGGATGCAAGGATTCAACATTTCCAGTTCCAAGCTCTCCCCTTTGGGCTATCCTCATCTCCGAGAATCTTTACGAAGGTTCTAGCAGAGGCCCTTGCCCCTCTAAGAGACAAAGCGATCACTGTGATcccatatctggacgatctgctgTTCGTTGCAGGATCAGTTCAACAGCTAGAGAAAGATCTGCAGATAGCACAGGATTTTCTCTCCTCACTCGGATGGATTATCAACCGAGACAAATCACAGTTGATCCCATCCCAGGAGGTCGTGTACCTAGGGTACAGGATCTCTTCGGTAGAGAAAAAGATTTATCTCCCCGAAGAGAAGATTGCCAAAGTGAATCAAGCAGTAGCCCTGTTACAGTCCAATCAGCCGACTTCGGTCAGGGAAGTGATGAGGGTGCTGGGATTCATGACATCATGTTTTCCAGCAGTTCCTTGGGCAAGGTTTCACCAACGTCCTTTACAGGAACTTATGCTTCGTCTCTGGAGTGGTCAAAGCCAGGACTTAGAAGTACCGATCCTAATCTCAGACAGAGTAAAAAAGACACTGTGGTGGTGGCGAACACACCACAATCTGAGCAAAGGTCTAGATTGGACCTTCCCTGTGGAAAGAATAGTAACTACAGACGCCAgtgcctgggggtggggagcccacttGGAAGAGGAAGTAGCTCAGGGAGCTTGGTCTCCCTCAGAAGCAGGCCGCTCTTCAAACCAAAGGGAGCTCTTGGCGATCCTAAGGACGATCGAGTCATTTCAGAGAAGCATAGTAGGAAGGCACCTGCAAGTTCGCACAGACAACGCAGCGGCTGTCGCGTACTTGAACAAGCAGGGAGGGACAAGAAGTCCTGCTCTTCAGGAGATATCCAGCAGGATCCTCTCCTGGGCAGAAGCCAACTTGTCTTCGCTAACAGCTGTCCACCTAAAGGGCACTCAGAATTTTCTGGCAGATTACTTAAGTCGCCAGCCATTAAGGCAGGACGAGTGGTCCCTGAACGAGGAGGTGTTCTCTCAGATAATACAGAGATGGGGTCTTCCAGAGGTAGATCTGTTTGCTTCCGAACAGAACAGGAAAGTAACACAGTTCTTTTCAATTCACCCAAGAGACCAGGCCTTAAGGATAGATGCCTTTTCCGGTCCTTGGAGGTTCAACATCTGCTACGCTTTCCCTCCAGTGAGGATGATTGCAGCAGTACTTCAAAAATTCCGGACGGAAGAAACAGATCTAATTTTAATCACGCCTTTTTGGCCAAAGAGACCCTGGTTTGCAATTTTGAAGAAACTGAGTGTTCTCCCCCCATTTCACCTTCCAGTCCGGAAGGATTTGATTTCACAGGGTCCAATTCTGCACCCACAGGTAGACAGACTAAACCTAACTGCGTGGTTTCTGAGGAACAGTTATTAAGAGCGCAGGGTTTCTCTGAAAGGGTCATAAAGACCTTGTTGCAGTGCAGGAAACCAGTAACAAGGGCAATTTATGCAAAATACTGGAAGAGATTTTGCTCATGGTTAAAAGAACAGGGTTTGGACCAACCTGGGATTCCAGCTATCTTAGACTTCTTGCAAGCTGGCGTGGAATTAGGGCTCTCCCCTAGCACCTTAAAAGTACAGGTGGCAGCTCTTAGTATCTTTCTACAGGATTCCCTACAGCAGAACCCATTTGTTAAAAGTTTTTTCAAAGCATTGTCAAGATCAAAGCCAGCAAGAgtaacagcctgtccttcttgggaTCTTTCTTTGGTGCTTAAGGCACTGTCAGAGAGTCCATtcgaacctctggaggaatccgtCCTTAAATGGGTTACACTTAAGACAGTACTTTTGGTAGCAGTCACTTCAGCCAGACGGGTGAGTGAGCTTCAGGCTCTTTCCATTAAGGAACCATTTTTGTTGATTTTTGAGGATAGAattattttgaaaacagatcccagtTTTCTCCCAAAGGTAGTATCCAAATTTCACAGGACACAGGACATTGTCCTACCTTCTTTTTGTTCCACCTCAAGCTCTGAGGTAGCATCCCCAAATTCACTAGATGTCAGGAGATGCCTCTTAATTTATTTAGAAGCTTCCAAGATTTTTAGGAAGTCTGATTCTCTTTTTGTGAATTTTTCGGGAAgtaaaaaaggacaaaaagcgtCTAAATCTTCCATTGCTAGATGGATCAGGATGGCAATAGGAAAGGCTTATGAGTTACAGGGCAAACAGGCCCCGTTTGTTAAGGCACACTCAACTAGAGCTGTTTCGAGTTCATGGGCAGAGAGGGCCGGAGCTTCTCCAGAAGagatttgcaaggcggcaacgtgGTCAAGTTATACTACTTTCGCCAAGCACTATCGCCTGGATTTGATGTCTGAGAAGGATCAGGCATTTGGCAGAAGGGTCCTCCAAGCAGTAGCCCCACCCTGA